The Aythya fuligula isolate bAytFul2 chromosome 2, bAytFul2.pri, whole genome shotgun sequence genome contains a region encoding:
- the FZD8 gene encoding frizzled-8, whose amino-acid sequence MEWSYLLEITSLLAALALLQRPGCAAASAAAAASSSSSSSSSSSSSSSSSSAKELSCQEITVPLCKGIGYNYTYMPNQFNHDTQDEAGLEVHQFWPLVEIQCSSDLRFFLCSMYTPICLEDYKKPLPPCRSVCERAKAGCAPLMRQYGFAWPDRMRCDRLPEQGSPDTLCMDYNRTDLTTAAPPPAKPPHRGSKPGSPAKAPPAAAVPPAEAPRKPRPPPPCEPGCQCRAPMVSVSSERHPLYNRVKTGQIANCALPCHNPYFSPDERAFTAFWIGLWSVLCFLSTFATVSTFLIDMERFKYPERPIIFLAACYLFVSLGYLVRLVAGHEKVACSGGAGAGGAGAGAAGAGGGAAAAGAAAGGRGAAGGAAELQPELAVAEHVRYESTGPALCTVVFLLVYFFGMASSIWWVILSLTWFLAAGMKWGNEAIAGYAQYFHLAAWLLPSVKSIAVLALSSVDGDPVAGICYVGNQSLENLRGFVLAPLLIYLAIGSMFLLAGFVSLFRIRSVIKQQGGPTKTHKLEKLMIRLGLFTVLYTVPAASVVACLFYEQHNRPRWEATHNCPCLRDQQPDQARRPDYAVFMLKYFMCLVVGITSGVWVWSGKTLESWRALCTRCCWASKGAAVAGGTGAGAGGQAAIAAAGGLGAGGGGSLYSDVSTGLTWRSGTASSVSYPKQMPLSQV is encoded by the coding sequence ATGGAGTGGAGTTACCTGTTGGAAATCACCTCGCTGCTCGCCGcgctggccctgctgcagcgcCCAGGCTGCGCCGCCGCCTCggctgccgccgccgcctcgtCGTCGTcgtcctcctcttcttcctcctcctcctcgtcctcctcttcctcggcCAAGGAGCTGTCGTGCCAGGAGATCACCGTGCCCCTCTGCAAAGGCATCGGCTACAACTACACCTACATGCCCAACCAGTTCAACCACGACACGCAGGACGAGGCCGGGCTGGAGGTGCACCAGTTCTGGCCGCTGGTGGAGATCCAGTGCTCCAGCGACCTGCgcttcttcctctgcagcatGTACACCCCCATCTGCCTGGAGGACTACAAGAAGCCGCTGCCGCCCTGCCGCAGCGTCTGCGAGCGGGCCAAGGCCGGCTGCGCCCCGCTCATGCGCCAGTACGGCTTCGCCTGGCCCGACAGGATGCGCTGCGACCGCCTCCCCGAGCAGGGCAGCCCCGACACGCTCTGCATGGACTACAACCGCACGGACCTCACCACGGCCGCACCGCCCCCCGCCAAGCCCCCGCACCGTGGCTCCAAGCCGGGCAGCCCTGCCAAGGCGCCCCCCGCAGCCGCCGTGCCCCCGGCTGAGGCCCCGCGCAAGCCACGGCCACCGCCGCCCTGCGAGCCGGGCTGCCAGTGCAGGGCACCCATGGTGTCAGTGTCCAGCGAGCGCCACCCGCTCTACAACCGAGTGAAGACGGGGCAGATCGCCAActgtgccctgccctgccacaaCCCCTACTTCAGCCCCGACGAGCGCGCCTTCACCGCCTTCTGGATCGGCCTCTGGTCCGTGCTCTGCTTCCTCTCCACCTTCGCCACCGTCTCCACCTTCCTCATTGACATGGAGCGCTTCAAGTACCCCGAGCGGCCCATCATCTTCCTGGCTGCTTGCTATCTCTTCGTCTCCCTCGGCTACCTGGTGCGCCTGGTGGCTGGCCATGAGAAGGTGGCGTGCAGCGGTGGTGCGGGGGCCGGTGGTGCGGGTGCTGGGGCGGCGGGGGCTGGAGGTGgcgcagctgcagcaggggcagcagcagggggacgCGGGGCAGCAGGCGGCGCGGCCgagctgcagcctgagctggCAGTGGCTGAGCACGTGCGGTATGAGAGCACTGGCCCAGCACTGTGTACTGTGGTCTTCCTGCTCGTCTACTTCTTCGGCATGGCCAGCTCCATCTGGTGGGTCATCCTCTCCCTCACCTGGTTCCTCGCTGCTGGCATGAAGTGGGGCAACGAGGCCATCGCTGGCTACGCGCAGTACTTCCACCTGGCCgcctggctgctccccagcGTCAAGTCCATTGCTGTGCTGGCGCTCAGCTCTGTGGACGGGGACCCCGTGGCTGGCATCTGCTACGTGGGCAACCAGAGCTTGGAGAACTTGCGGGGCTTCGTGCTGGCACCGCTGCTCATCTACTTGGCCATTGGCTCCATGTTCCTGCTTGCTGGCTTCGTCTCGCTCTTCCGCATCCGGAGCGTCATCAAGCAGCAGGGCGGCCCCACCAAGACCCACAAGCTGGAGAAGCTGATGATACGCCTGGGCCTCTTCACTGTGCTCTACacggtgccagcagccagcgTGGTCGCCTGCCTCTTCTATGAGCAGCACAACCGGCCCCGATGGGAGGCCACGCACAACTGCCCCTGCCTGCGTGACCAGCAGCCTGACCAGGCCCGCCGCCCCGACTATGCGGTCTTCATGCTCAAGTACTTCATGTGCCTGGTGGTGGGCATCACCTCTGGTGTCTGGGTCTGGTCTGGCAAGACCCTTGAGTCCTGGAGGGCTCTCTGCACCcgctgctgctgggccagcaaaggtgctgctgtggctgggggcacaggggcaggggcaggcggGCAGGCTGCaattgctgcagcaggaggactTGGGGCCGGCGGTGGTGGCTCCCTCTACAGCGATGTCAGCACTGGCCTGACGTGGAGATCAGGCACTGCCAGCTCTGTCTCCTACCCCAAGCAGATGCCCCTGTCTCAAGTGTGA